One window of Dyadobacter sandarakinus genomic DNA carries:
- a CDS encoding methionine aminotransferase, translating to MAVLTGIRSKLPDVGTTIFTSMSRLAEEHGAINLAQGFPEFDCTPELQGLLEKYMRMGRNQYAPMAGVMVLREAIAEKNLAAGNRDYHPETEITITSGATEALYAAVSTIVRPGDEVILFEPAYDSYAPAIVTNGGVPVYITLPPQYEYVDWQQVEAAITSRTKAIMINTPHNPTGKVWDRADLEQLGTLAEKHNLLVISDEVYEHIIFDGRRHVSASAIASLAERTFVCGSFGKTFHITGWKQGYCLAPAELTAEFRKIHQFIVFSVFTPVQFALAEYLKEPAHYQALSAFYERKRDLFYNAIELIGFVMKPSEGSFFQNVCYENLSDEDDVVLAQRLTSESGVASIPVSAFYKQPTHYRTLRFCFAKHDETLLKAAERLGKVRW from the coding sequence ATGGCCGTTTTAACAGGAATACGCTCCAAACTTCCGGATGTAGGTACCACCATTTTTACAAGCATGTCGAGGCTGGCTGAGGAGCATGGAGCCATTAACCTGGCGCAGGGCTTTCCGGAATTTGACTGTACCCCGGAGCTGCAGGGCCTGCTAGAAAAATACATGCGGATGGGCAGAAACCAGTATGCGCCGATGGCGGGCGTGATGGTTTTGCGTGAAGCCATCGCAGAGAAAAACCTGGCAGCAGGAAACCGCGACTATCATCCCGAAACTGAGATTACCATCACCAGCGGCGCTACGGAGGCGCTTTATGCTGCGGTGAGCACGATTGTCCGTCCGGGTGACGAGGTGATCCTGTTTGAGCCGGCATATGACAGCTACGCTCCGGCGATTGTCACCAATGGAGGCGTGCCGGTGTACATTACATTACCGCCTCAATACGAGTACGTTGACTGGCAGCAGGTAGAAGCAGCCATCACCAGCCGAACAAAAGCAATTATGATCAATACACCCCATAATCCAACGGGAAAAGTATGGGATCGCGCCGATCTTGAACAACTTGGTACACTGGCTGAAAAGCATAATCTGCTGGTGATCAGCGACGAGGTGTATGAGCATATCATTTTTGACGGCCGCAGGCACGTAAGTGCGTCGGCTATCGCCTCCCTGGCGGAGCGAACTTTTGTTTGCGGGTCCTTTGGCAAAACGTTTCATATCACAGGCTGGAAGCAGGGCTACTGCCTGGCACCTGCGGAGCTTACCGCGGAGTTCAGGAAAATACACCAGTTTATCGTGTTCAGCGTGTTCACGCCGGTGCAGTTTGCATTGGCCGAGTACCTGAAAGAACCCGCGCACTACCAGGCACTATCGGCTTTTTACGAGCGTAAGCGGGATCTTTTTTACAATGCGATCGAGCTCATCGGCTTCGTAATGAAGCCTTCGGAAGGAAGCTTTTTTCAGAATGTATGCTATGAAAACTTGTCGGATGAGGATGATGTAGTACTGGCTCAGCGGCTTACCAGCGAGTCGGGTGTGGCCTCCATTCCGGTATCAGCCTTTTACAAACAGCCGACTCACTACCGGACATTGCGTTTCTGTTTTGCAAAACACGATGAAACCCTGCTGAAAGCAGCTGAAAGGCTCGGGAAAGTAAGGTGGTAA
- a CDS encoding ABC transporter permease yields the protein MQFPSFIAKRIRNNEAGSFSATVSGIGVASIAIGITVGIISFAVLLGFKQTIREKIFLFSAHINVASFATGNTYEEGPLPPGNPVVQALPRIPGIRRWQVVAHKSGILKTPEEIKGVVLKGVGKDYDWPTFAKTMVDGKMLTWKDSSFLRYGYSSEIIISEKIAAQLRLKTGDDVIMYSLQNPPRPRKLTIAGIYNSQMEEFDNHLIIGDIGLVQRLNGWGKDSIGTYEIYLTDFDQLDNVAARLRRALPTGAYLQKVTSLFPQIFDWLLLLDRNTAIFLTLILFVACFNMISILLVMIMERTPLIGLLKTLGSPNGQIRLVFLRVGLYMVRKGMIIGNLAGLSLCWLQYHFSLVPLDPVNYYMSTVPIVFDWPIFIMVNVITVLISGCILLIPTFIITRIQPVKALLFKK from the coding sequence TTGCAATTTCCCTCTTTCATCGCCAAACGCATCCGCAATAACGAGGCAGGCTCTTTTTCGGCCACCGTGTCGGGTATAGGCGTAGCCAGCATTGCAATCGGAATTACGGTCGGGATCATCTCCTTTGCCGTACTGCTCGGGTTTAAGCAAACCATCCGCGAAAAGATCTTCCTGTTCAGCGCGCATATCAATGTAGCCTCATTTGCTACCGGCAATACCTACGAAGAAGGTCCCCTGCCGCCCGGCAACCCGGTGGTGCAGGCACTGCCGCGCATTCCCGGCATCCGCCGCTGGCAGGTTGTGGCGCATAAATCGGGGATCCTGAAAACCCCGGAAGAGATCAAAGGTGTGGTACTGAAAGGTGTGGGAAAAGATTACGACTGGCCCACATTTGCCAAAACCATGGTCGACGGAAAGATGCTGACCTGGAAGGATTCGTCTTTCCTGCGGTATGGATATTCGTCTGAAATCATCATCAGTGAAAAAATTGCGGCCCAGCTGCGCCTGAAAACGGGCGACGATGTGATCATGTACTCCCTGCAAAATCCGCCGAGGCCGCGCAAGCTGACGATTGCGGGTATTTATAATTCGCAAATGGAGGAATTCGACAATCACCTGATCATTGGTGATATCGGTCTGGTGCAAAGGCTGAATGGATGGGGCAAGGATTCGATCGGTACGTACGAAATTTACCTTACTGATTTTGACCAGCTTGACAATGTGGCAGCCCGGCTCCGGCGCGCGCTGCCCACCGGGGCATATCTGCAGAAAGTAACCAGCCTTTTTCCGCAGATATTCGACTGGCTGCTGCTGCTTGACCGCAATACGGCCATTTTCCTGACATTGATCCTGTTTGTTGCCTGCTTCAACATGATTTCCATCCTGCTGGTGATGATCATGGAACGTACCCCGCTGATTGGTCTTCTCAAAACACTGGGCAGTCCGAACGGACAGATCCGCCTCGTTTTTCTAAGGGTAGGATTGTATATGGTGCGTAAAGGGATGATCATCGGCAACCTTGCAGGGCTCTCCCTGTGCTGGCTGCAATACCATTTCAGCCTGGTACCGCTCGATCCTGTCAACTATTATATGAGCACGGTACCCATTGTGTTCGACTGGCCGATCTTCATCATGGTAAATGTAATCACAGTCCTCATTTCGGGCTGTATCCTGCTGATTCCGACTTTCATTATCACCAGGATACAACCGGTAAAAGCATTGCTTTTCAAAAAATAA
- a CDS encoding ATP-grasp domain-containing protein has protein sequence MSQTLTFLCISTYFKGNDFLKACKEAGNTVYLLTAKKLESKPWTREAVDEFFYIEEGPDKAYNMQDIINGLAYVMRTRPIHRVVAMDDFDVEKAAHIREYFRIPGMGQTTARYFRDKLAMRTKAAESGILVPGFSSLFNDDDINRFIEKYPGPWMIKPRSEASATGIRKMHSAEELWQTIHELGDRRHAYLVEQYKPGDVYHVDSISYNGRVIFLWNSKYLAPPFDVAHEGGIFRSVTVPFDSAEEHALETLAVDLLKAFGLKHSASHTEVIRCHDDGKYYFLETSSRVGGANLSEMVEASSGINLWKEWARMESAEVRGENYKLPPVRKDYAGIIISLTRQEWPDLSVFNDPEIVWTMHEPHHVGLVVRSASRERVLELLDQYADIIRREYHASAPVPERPAH, from the coding sequence ATGTCGCAAACGCTTACGTTCCTCTGCATTTCAACTTATTTCAAAGGAAACGATTTCCTGAAAGCCTGCAAGGAGGCCGGGAACACCGTATACCTGCTCACAGCCAAGAAGCTGGAAAGCAAGCCATGGACGCGCGAAGCAGTAGATGAGTTTTTTTACATTGAAGAAGGACCCGACAAAGCGTATAACATGCAGGACATCATCAATGGACTGGCGTATGTGATGCGCACCCGGCCCATTCACCGGGTGGTGGCCATGGATGATTTTGATGTCGAGAAGGCAGCGCATATCAGGGAGTATTTCAGGATACCCGGTATGGGACAAACAACAGCCCGCTACTTTCGCGACAAGCTCGCTATGCGTACCAAGGCGGCCGAGTCGGGGATACTGGTGCCTGGTTTTTCGTCCCTCTTCAATGACGACGATATCAATCGTTTTATAGAAAAATATCCTGGCCCGTGGATGATCAAGCCACGTTCAGAAGCTTCGGCTACGGGCATCAGAAAAATGCATTCGGCGGAAGAGCTATGGCAAACAATCCATGAACTGGGCGACCGGCGCCATGCCTACCTGGTAGAGCAGTACAAGCCGGGTGACGTGTACCATGTCGATTCCATTTCGTATAACGGAAGGGTGATTTTCCTTTGGAACAGCAAATACCTGGCCCCGCCTTTTGATGTAGCCCATGAAGGCGGAATTTTCCGGTCAGTCACGGTACCCTTTGATTCTGCGGAAGAACATGCGCTCGAAACGCTGGCCGTGGACCTGCTGAAAGCCTTTGGATTAAAACACAGTGCGTCCCATACCGAGGTGATCCGCTGCCATGATGATGGTAAATATTATTTTCTTGAAACATCTTCCCGCGTAGGCGGCGCCAATCTTTCGGAAATGGTTGAGGCGTCCTCTGGAATAAACCTCTGGAAAGAATGGGCACGAATGGAAAGTGCCGAGGTACGGGGTGAAAACTACAAGCTGCCGCCTGTCAGGAAAGATTATGCGGGCATTATTATATCGCTTACCCGGCAGGAGTGGCCTGACCTGTCTGTTTTTAATGATCCTGAAATTGTATGGACCATGCACGAGCCGCACCACGTGGGGCTGGTGGTACGTTCTGCTTCGCGCGAGCGGGTGCTGGAGCTGCTGGATCAGTATGCAGACATTATCCGCCGCGAGTACCACGCCTCAGCACCCGTACCCGAGCGGCCTGCACATTAG
- a CDS encoding leucyl aminopeptidase family protein: MKILQIQQSDDDKLIIKPYEQGAEPANQEMFRAEKDELWWYASKELWVGLGKEPKLPAVTKVFRSLFFKRKDRWAQEIILDARGHSAEWISNAVNGILLGGYNIQLYKTEPKAFSPFFGGEGVLYVLTEQASPETNRAIVQAQSVAEVQMRIMDLMNAPSNYKNPGTLAAWAEQSGSTYGYDVQIFDQQALENQGMHALLAVGRGSEVPPLMIVADYQPPHYTRTVALVGKGVTFDTGGISIKPSANMHLMKSDMGGAGAVLGTIELAARLQMPVRIIAVVPATENAVDARSIKPGDVIGSYAGKTIEVIDTDAEGRLILADGLSYAVRNYQPDVLIDLATLTGSVIQTLGYEAAGLFTPSDTLARELTSAGDHTGERLWRLPVWDEYKEEIASDIADLKNYHGKPMAGAIVAAKFLEVFTDAHPQWAHLDIAGTAFGDTAFAPGRAGTAYGIRLLHAYLAALAGNV, translated from the coding sequence ATGAAAATCCTGCAAATACAGCAGTCTGATGACGACAAGCTGATCATCAAACCTTACGAGCAGGGCGCTGAGCCTGCCAACCAGGAAATGTTCCGGGCAGAAAAGGATGAGCTATGGTGGTATGCTTCGAAAGAACTGTGGGTGGGTCTGGGCAAAGAACCAAAGCTCCCGGCGGTTACAAAGGTGTTCCGGTCATTGTTTTTCAAAAGAAAAGACCGCTGGGCACAGGAAATTATACTGGATGCCAGGGGACACTCCGCAGAATGGATTTCCAATGCAGTAAACGGTATCCTGCTTGGCGGGTACAACATTCAGCTTTATAAAACAGAGCCCAAAGCATTCAGCCCGTTTTTCGGCGGGGAGGGCGTGCTGTATGTTTTGACGGAACAAGCCTCTCCCGAAACAAATCGCGCGATTGTGCAGGCACAGTCAGTTGCGGAGGTGCAGATGCGTATCATGGACCTGATGAATGCGCCGTCCAACTACAAAAATCCCGGAACGCTGGCAGCCTGGGCCGAACAATCGGGCAGCACGTACGGGTATGATGTGCAGATCTTTGACCAGCAGGCATTGGAAAACCAGGGAATGCACGCCCTGCTGGCCGTAGGCAGGGGAAGTGAAGTTCCGCCGCTGATGATCGTGGCAGATTACCAGCCGCCGCATTATACCAGAACGGTAGCACTGGTCGGGAAAGGTGTCACCTTCGATACCGGCGGCATTTCGATCAAGCCCTCGGCTAATATGCACCTGATGAAAAGTGACATGGGCGGTGCCGGGGCAGTACTGGGTACCATTGAGCTGGCAGCCCGCCTGCAGATGCCGGTGCGCATTATTGCCGTCGTGCCCGCTACCGAAAATGCCGTGGATGCCCGTTCCATCAAGCCGGGCGATGTCATTGGTTCATACGCCGGCAAAACGATTGAGGTGATTGACACCGATGCGGAGGGCCGCCTCATTCTCGCCGACGGCCTCAGCTATGCAGTCCGTAACTACCAGCCCGACGTGCTGATTGATCTTGCGACGCTCACCGGCAGTGTGATCCAGACGCTCGGCTATGAGGCTGCGGGGCTGTTTACACCCAGTGACACCCTCGCCCGGGAGCTTACATCCGCCGGGGACCATACGGGTGAGCGGCTGTGGCGCCTGCCCGTTTGGGACGAGTACAAAGAGGAGATTGCCTCCGACATTGCAGATCTGAAAAATTACCACGGCAAGCCGATGGCCGGCGCCATAGTAGCCGCCAAATTCCTGGAAGTGTTTACCGACGCGCATCCGCAATGGGCGCATTTGGATATTGCCGGTACCGCATTTGGTGATACGGCCTTTGCACCGGGACGTGCGGGTACAGCCTACGGGATACGCCTGCTGCATGCCTATCTGGCGGCACTTGCAGGCAATGTATAA
- a CDS encoding LacI family DNA-binding transcriptional regulator, with the protein METITIKDIAKALHLSTSTVSRALRNSYEINPETKRLVTEYAQKMQYRPNPIALSLRESRSKSIGVIIPEIANNFFSQLINGIESVAYDLGYYVVIFQSHESYEREVAHTNFLVSRKVDGLLISLSSLTTNLLHFQELMTKGLPIVFMDRVPNEIATHKVVADNFEGSYGATQHLIRAGRRRIAHLTSPIYLSITTERLAGYRKALEDHGIAFDEKYVRYFAHGGKDEGENRDGIRALMQLPEPPDAIFSASDRLSTGCLAVLQNEKVKVPEQVALVGFTNSGVADLFNPPLTTVVQPAMEMGQQAMNLLIRLIEHPQAQNNFETMAFKTSLNVRESSAGA; encoded by the coding sequence TTGGAAACGATCACGATCAAGGATATTGCCAAGGCACTCCACCTGTCGACCTCGACGGTATCGCGCGCATTGCGCAACAGCTACGAGATTAATCCGGAAACGAAAAGGCTGGTTACGGAGTATGCTCAAAAGATGCAGTACCGGCCCAATCCCATTGCATTGAGCCTCCGCGAAAGCAGAAGCAAATCCATCGGGGTGATCATACCCGAGATTGCCAACAACTTTTTTTCGCAGCTGATCAATGGTATCGAGTCCGTAGCATATGACCTGGGTTATTATGTAGTCATTTTTCAAAGTCACGAATCGTATGAACGGGAGGTAGCGCATACCAACTTCCTGGTTTCCCGCAAGGTGGACGGCCTGCTGATTTCTCTTTCAAGCCTGACGACCAATCTGCTGCATTTCCAGGAGCTGATGACCAAGGGGCTGCCGATTGTATTTATGGACCGGGTACCCAATGAAATCGCGACCCACAAAGTGGTAGCCGATAATTTTGAGGGGAGCTATGGTGCCACACAGCATTTGATCCGTGCAGGTCGCCGGCGCATTGCGCACCTTACCAGCCCCATTTACCTTTCCATTACCACCGAGCGGCTTGCAGGTTACCGCAAGGCGCTGGAAGATCACGGGATTGCTTTTGACGAAAAATATGTACGCTACTTTGCGCACGGCGGAAAGGACGAGGGTGAAAACAGGGACGGCATACGCGCATTGATGCAATTGCCGGAACCGCCTGACGCGATCTTTTCAGCTTCTGACCGGCTTTCGACAGGCTGCCTTGCCGTATTGCAAAACGAGAAAGTGAAAGTGCCGGAGCAGGTAGCGCTGGTCGGTTTTACAAATTCCGGCGTAGCCGATCTCTTTAACCCACCCCTGACCACAGTCGTACAACCTGCTATGGAAATGGGACAGCAGGCGATGAATCTGCTGATCCGCCTCATTGAGCATCCTCAGGCACAAAATAATTTTGAAACAATGGCATTCAAAACGTCCCTGAACGTCCGCGAATCATCCGCAGGGGCATAG
- a CDS encoding glycoside hydrolase family 31 protein, whose translation MKTKMRILPLVLLCIISFCCSAQSIQWQEIAPGVWKGIAGTPDTYNLLQAAGTTASPALQKLPKEDFPLDAAEISFQLNNGKTYLRFPLVEEEQLFGFGLNFQTVHQRGRIMQLHMDHYGTSDNGRTHAPVPFYISSRGYGVFVNVAKYIDVYAGSHVRRDSKNPPPVQDRNTDDIWNAHPYSDAVEMLIPAQGAEIYLFAGPKPMQAVQRFNLLSGGGCLPPRWGLGFTQRVHRLYNAGQVRNEARLFEEKGFPLDFIGLEPGWQSKSYPCTFEWDKTRFPDPAGFIKSMDSTRVKVNLWTNPYPAPDAPIYKQILPLTGTHTVWNGAVPDLSIPEAANILFGQFEKAHVKIGVSGYKIDEVDGYDSYLWPDVATFPSGHSSEQIRQTYGLLVQRYSYDMFRKNNARTYGLVRASNAGGASFPYVIYNDNYSHQDFITALINSGYAGVLWTPEVRASKTAEEWLRRFQTVCFSPMAMINAWSSSMQPWTFPEVAPQIKAVAELRMQMMPYWYSEFARYHYQGIPPFRGMSLEDGFSQGIKKEKVQASLQENPYEEAVTQEVKDQYMAGEYLLVAPLFTGQTSRKVILPKGKWYDFYTGKLAGDGEVITITPGMDRIPVFVKDGGMIPMMPVRLHAPAKGEKVDLEIRHYGDKNGSYQLYDDDGETFDYEKGAYSWRKLTMEKQAGGEWKGAITKPEKNKINTVGSVTWRHMAP comes from the coding sequence ATGAAAACCAAAATGAGGATTCTCCCGCTTGTCCTGCTTTGCATAATTTCCTTCTGCTGTTCCGCCCAGTCCATTCAATGGCAGGAAATTGCGCCGGGCGTCTGGAAAGGCATTGCCGGAACACCTGACACTTACAACCTGCTGCAGGCCGCAGGTACTACGGCATCACCAGCCCTGCAGAAGCTGCCCAAGGAAGATTTTCCGCTCGATGCCGCGGAGATTTCTTTTCAGCTGAATAACGGAAAAACCTACCTCCGCTTCCCGCTTGTGGAGGAAGAACAGCTCTTTGGCTTCGGACTCAACTTTCAGACCGTACACCAGCGCGGGCGCATCATGCAGCTGCACATGGACCATTACGGCACGTCTGATAACGGGCGCACACATGCACCGGTACCGTTTTATATCTCGTCCAGGGGCTACGGAGTGTTTGTGAATGTGGCTAAGTACATCGATGTGTACGCCGGCTCGCATGTGCGGAGAGACAGCAAAAATCCACCTCCGGTACAGGACCGCAATACCGATGATATCTGGAACGCTCACCCCTACTCCGATGCCGTCGAAATGCTCATCCCTGCTCAGGGTGCCGAAATTTATTTGTTTGCCGGACCAAAGCCCATGCAGGCTGTGCAGCGCTTCAACCTGCTGAGCGGAGGCGGCTGCCTTCCTCCGCGATGGGGACTCGGCTTTACGCAGCGCGTGCACCGGCTGTACAATGCCGGGCAGGTCAGGAACGAAGCCAGGCTGTTTGAAGAAAAAGGTTTTCCACTGGACTTTATCGGACTGGAACCCGGCTGGCAGAGCAAATCCTATCCCTGTACGTTTGAGTGGGACAAGACGCGGTTTCCTGATCCGGCGGGCTTTATCAAAAGTATGGACAGCACAAGGGTAAAAGTGAACTTATGGACTAATCCTTATCCTGCCCCCGACGCGCCCATTTACAAACAAATACTCCCGCTAACCGGCACGCATACCGTGTGGAACGGTGCCGTGCCCGACCTGAGCATACCGGAGGCTGCCAATATTCTTTTCGGGCAATTTGAAAAAGCACATGTAAAAATCGGCGTAAGCGGATACAAGATCGACGAAGTGGATGGGTACGATTCCTACCTGTGGCCTGATGTGGCCACCTTTCCGTCCGGGCACAGTTCCGAACAGATCCGCCAGACCTACGGCCTGCTGGTACAGCGGTACAGCTACGACATGTTCAGGAAAAACAATGCGCGTACCTACGGACTGGTCAGGGCGTCGAATGCGGGCGGGGCTTCCTTTCCGTACGTGATTTATAATGATAATTACAGCCACCAGGATTTCATCACCGCCCTGATCAACAGCGGGTATGCCGGTGTACTCTGGACACCCGAAGTAAGAGCATCCAAGACAGCCGAGGAATGGCTGCGGCGTTTTCAGACCGTCTGTTTTTCGCCCATGGCGATGATCAATGCATGGTCGAGCAGCATGCAGCCATGGACTTTCCCGGAAGTAGCGCCTCAGATCAAGGCTGTGGCCGAGCTGCGTATGCAGATGATGCCTTACTGGTACTCTGAGTTTGCGAGGTATCACTACCAGGGTATCCCGCCTTTCCGCGGCATGAGCCTGGAAGATGGGTTTTCACAAGGAATCAAAAAAGAGAAAGTACAGGCAAGTCTGCAGGAAAACCCGTACGAAGAAGCCGTCACCCAGGAAGTGAAAGACCAGTACATGGCAGGCGAGTACCTGCTGGTAGCACCTTTATTTACCGGACAAACAAGCCGGAAAGTGATTTTACCCAAGGGAAAATGGTATGACTTTTACACCGGCAAGCTGGCGGGAGATGGCGAGGTGATCACCATTACGCCCGGTATGGACAGGATTCCGGTATTTGTAAAAGACGGGGGCATGATCCCGATGATGCCCGTCAGGCTGCATGCACCTGCCAAAGGTGAAAAGGTGGATCTTGAAATCAGGCATTACGGGGACAAAAACGGCAGCTACCAGCTGTACGACGATGACGGTGAAACCTTCGACTATGAAAAAGGTGCATATTCCTGGCGAAAGCTTACCATGGAAAAGCAAGCTGGCGGTGAATGGAAGGGTGCTATCACAAAGCCCGAAAAGAATAAGATCAACACCGTCGGGTCGGTAACATGGCGGCACATGGCTCCTTAA
- the nadE gene encoding NAD(+) synthase, with product MPLIKAASGVVNQTPMAWESNTRNIIHAIEEARRQQVSLLCLPELCISGYGCEDYFFAPDLASKALDALITIVQETAGMVVAVGLPLRHNNSIYNAACLIANKQILGFYCKQNLANNGIHYEARWFRPWQPGVVESIEVNEMIYPVGDVIFDLVTGPILGGSNGVKVAFEICEDAWVSNRPGRRHFERGVDIILNPSASHFAFNKFMTREKLVVDASRTFACSYIYTNLLGNEAGRAIYDGDAMIASNGDLLVSSPRFSYEDFLVTTAVIDTEYTRLSQVQSKITIPPKEKTWRVAGRFDFPEIEPVLPQVPDIEPFEKGGALKEEEFARAVCLALFDYLRKSRSNGFTISLSGGADSCACTALCGLMIRLADESIGLDRVKEKLGYIQHIQSVQDELELARHLIHNIYQGTENSSTDTLESAQTLAESIGSTFYNININGLVETYRGLIEAQIDRKLSWDTDDISLQNIQARVRAPGVWLLTNIANHLLLATSNRSEAAVGYATMDGDTAGSISPLAGIDKHYLRSWLRWLETVGCEVKGKHIRIEGLKKVNSLQPTAELRPLAQTQTDETDLMPYEFLNDTEKLAIRDKKSPLECYRNLVVRYKGIYTQEQIVGWVERFFKLWSRNQWKRERYAPSFHLDDLNLDPRTWCRFPILSGGFEKELQELRAYAEGSPYQTRKRIGF from the coding sequence ATGCCGTTAATCAAAGCAGCCTCCGGAGTAGTGAACCAGACACCCATGGCGTGGGAGTCTAATACAAGGAACATCATTCATGCCATAGAAGAAGCCCGCCGGCAACAGGTAAGCCTGCTTTGCCTTCCCGAGCTCTGCATTTCGGGTTATGGTTGTGAAGATTATTTTTTTGCTCCCGATCTGGCATCGAAAGCACTGGATGCATTGATCACGATCGTGCAGGAAACGGCGGGTATGGTGGTGGCGGTAGGCTTGCCGCTGCGGCATAACAACAGCATTTATAATGCCGCATGCCTCATCGCGAACAAGCAGATACTCGGTTTTTACTGCAAGCAAAATCTGGCCAACAACGGAATTCACTATGAAGCGCGGTGGTTCAGGCCGTGGCAGCCCGGAGTCGTGGAAAGTATCGAGGTGAATGAAATGATCTATCCGGTCGGCGACGTGATTTTTGACCTCGTGACCGGACCTATCCTCGGTGGCTCAAACGGCGTGAAAGTGGCCTTTGAAATCTGTGAGGATGCCTGGGTATCCAACCGGCCGGGCCGCCGGCACTTTGAGCGGGGCGTGGATATAATCCTGAACCCAAGTGCAAGCCACTTTGCATTCAACAAGTTTATGACGCGGGAAAAGCTGGTAGTGGATGCTTCCCGCACTTTCGCATGCAGCTACATTTACACCAACCTGCTGGGCAACGAAGCCGGCCGGGCTATTTACGATGGTGATGCCATGATTGCTTCCAATGGTGACCTACTGGTATCAAGCCCGAGGTTCAGTTATGAGGACTTTCTGGTAACCACGGCGGTGATTGATACGGAATATACCCGGCTTTCGCAGGTACAAAGCAAAATTACCATTCCTCCCAAAGAGAAGACCTGGCGGGTCGCAGGGCGTTTTGATTTTCCTGAGATCGAACCTGTACTGCCGCAGGTACCCGACATTGAGCCATTTGAAAAAGGAGGTGCACTGAAAGAGGAAGAATTCGCGAGGGCGGTGTGCCTTGCATTATTTGATTACCTGAGAAAAAGCCGCTCCAATGGTTTCACGATTTCACTCTCGGGAGGCGCAGACAGCTGTGCCTGTACGGCATTGTGCGGACTGATGATCCGCCTGGCCGACGAAAGTATCGGACTCGACAGGGTGAAGGAAAAGCTGGGCTACATTCAGCATATACAGTCCGTGCAGGACGAGCTGGAACTAGCCAGACATTTGATTCATAACATTTACCAGGGTACCGAAAACAGTTCAACGGATACGCTCGAATCGGCCCAGACGCTGGCTGAATCGATTGGTTCTACATTTTATAATATCAATATAAATGGTTTGGTAGAGACTTACCGGGGACTGATCGAGGCACAGATTGACCGTAAACTTTCCTGGGATACGGATGATATTTCGTTGCAGAACATACAGGCGAGGGTGCGTGCGCCGGGGGTGTGGCTGCTGACCAACATTGCCAACCACCTGCTGCTGGCCACATCCAACCGCTCCGAAGCGGCAGTAGGGTACGCGACCATGGACGGCGATACGGCTGGAAGCATTAGTCCGCTGGCAGGCATCGACAAGCATTACCTGCGGTCGTGGCTGCGCTGGCTCGAAACCGTAGGCTGCGAGGTGAAGGGCAAGCATATCCGCATTGAAGGACTTAAAAAGGTAAACAGCCTGCAACCTACCGCCGAGCTAAGACCGCTTGCTCAGACGCAGACGGACGAGACGGACCTGATGCCTTACGAGTTCCTGAATGATACCGAAAAGCTCGCAATCAGGGATAAAAAATCGCCGCTTGAGTGCTACCGCAACCTGGTGGTGCGATACAAAGGCATTTACACGCAGGAGCAGATTGTGGGCTGGGTTGAGCGGTTTTTTAAACTATGGAGCCGCAATCAATGGAAAAGAGAGCGTTATGCACCCTCTTTCCACCTGGACGATCTGAACCTGGATCCGCGTACGTGGTGCCGTTTTCCAATTCTTTCCGGTGGTTTTGAAAAAGAGCTGCAGGAACTCAGGGCTTATGCCGAAGGCAGTCCGTATCAAACCAGAAAGCGGATCGGATTTTGA